From the Planktothricoides raciborskii GIHE-MW2 genome, the window GCGGGGGTGCAGGGGTGCAGGGGTGCAGAACCAAAGAATCCCTACCCAAAGAATCCCTACCCAAAGAATCCCTACCCAAAGAATCCCTACCCAACAAACAACAAACAACAAACAACAAACAACAACCAAAGAATCCCTACCCAAAGAATCCCTACCCAAAGAATCCCTACCCAACAACCAACAAATTATTGATTAATTGGCAGAGTAATCTTAAACTCAGTTCCGGCAACCAATCTGGAACATTCAAGCTTACCCCGATTTTTTTCGACAATAATCTGATAGCTAACCGAAAGACCTAACCCGGTGCCCTTGCCTAGCCTTTTAGTCGTAAAAAACGGATCGAAAATTTGCGGTAGGACGGATTCAGCAATGCCACAACCATTATCACGAATCCGAATCAACGCTTGATTATTTATCAATTTTGTGGTAGTATAAAGCGTGGAATTATCTACATTTTATACTGCATCAATTGCGTTACTAATAATATTCATAAAAACCTGATTTAATTGCGCCCCATGACATTCTAACTTGGGTAAATATCCGTAGTTTTTCTCCACGATAATTTCCCGCCATTCCTCAGACTTTAGGCGATGCTGCAAAATTAACAGGGTGCTATCAATGCCTTGATGAATATCTACAGCTTTCATTTCTGCTTCATCATGGCGAGCAAAGGTTCGCAATGAGAGCACAATTTGCCAAATCCGTTCCGTTCCCGTTTTCATCGAAGCGAGGGCTTCTGGTAAATCGTGACTAATAAAATTCAGATCCACCTCTTCTATTTTTTATAATATTTCGGCGGCTGGTTCGGGATAATGTGATTGATAAAGTTGTACCAATTCTAATAAATATTGATCATAATCACCAATATAACCTAGATTGCCATGAAATTAATCGGGTGATTAATTTCATGGGCAAACCCCGCGACCAACTGCCCCAAAGAAGCCATTTTTTCACTTTGAATCATTTGGGTTTGAGTTTTTTGCAAGTTCTGGAGAGTCTCGGTCAGTTCGATCGCTTGCCGACGGGTTTGTTCCAACAATTCCGCTTGTTGAATAGCAATTCCCAATTGTACCACCAATTGATCTAATAAGTTAATTTATTGATGGTGCAAATAACTCGCTTGCGAGGTTTTATAAGCGACTAAAAAACATTTTTTTATTTTAAAATTGGCAAAAATGTTTTATTTATTTATAGAATATTGACATTTTCCTGATTGATTAATTTTTACCCAGTCTTGTTCAAACGCAAATGTTTTGACAGGTTGTGTAGTGAAACCATCAACAATAGAATCGGCGACAAATTCCCCACTCCAATCAGGATAAAAGCGATAGATGGCCACTCGTTCGACTTCTAATAATCGCCGGACTTCTTGGGTGGTAGTTTGAAAAATTGTATTAATATCTAAAAAAGATTGGCGAATTTTGTCAATGGTGGTGGCAAGCGATCGCAGCCTTTCAGCCGCCTTTGCCAATTGTGCCGCTTGATTCTGCACTTGATTTCGTAGTCTGTTTGTTGCAATGCCACCCCAAGCTGACTGGCAATTTGGGACAGCACTTCCACCTCTTCTTCTTGCCATTCACGGCAACCAGAGTTTTGATAAGCCGCTAATAATCCCCAGATTTTTGTCCCCTGGTAAATGCCTACAATCACATAAGCTTTCGCCTGCATACTTTCGATCACTTGCAAATAGCAAGTAGTAAAACCTGCTTGGTAGATATTATTACAAGTGCGGAATGCTTGTCCTTGGACAAAAAGTCCCCCTTGGGTTTTTTGTAAATAAGTATCCGTTGAGGTTAATTTCGCCAAAGATTTCAGGGTGGAGTCACTAATATTTCTAATCTTATCCGTTAACCGGGGCGGTTCGACTTGTTGATGTAATAATGAAATCCATTCTGGGGCGACGGACTCGGAAACACAAGCCCCACTTCAATCAGGATTAAACCGATAGATGATTACTCGGTCAGCTTGCAGCAATTTTTGCACTTCTTCGGTGGTGGTGCAAAAAATCGTTTCAATGTCCAATGACCCCCGAATTTTATCCACTATGGCCGCTAAAATTTTCTGGCGTTCGATCATTCTTTCCCGTTCAGCGGCTTTGGCTAATTGTGCCGATTGGGCTTGCACTTGTTTGAGGTACTCTAATTGTTGCAGGGCTAGGGTCAATTGTGAGCCAATTTGAGGGAGTAAATCGATTTCATCTTCTTGCCAATGTCGGGGGGCAGAGTTTTGATAAGCGGCTAACAATCCCCAGAGGTTTTCTCCCTGAAATAAGGGGACAATTACATAAGCTTTGGCTTGAAATTGTTCTAAGAGTTGAATCTGGCAATCCGCATGACCCACTTGGTAGATGTCATCAACGGCTTCTCATTGTTGGCATATCTGCCCCCTTTGGTTTCTTGTAAGTGGGTGTCTTCAATGATGGGCAATGTTCCCACTAAGGGTTATTCAACAGTGTAAGTTTTGTTAACAGATGCTCATGTATGCTTTCAGGAGATGGCATACATACCACTCAGGAAAGCGGTCGAATTTCTGGGTGTACATCCCAAAACCGGAGCGAAAAAACGCTGATGAAAAGAAGATCAAAAACATCAAAAACACCGCCTACCAAAAACTCTATGATGTCGAATCATCGGTGCGGGATACAGTTGGAGCTACCACGGCTTGCTACTGCCGAGTTAGTTCAACAAAACAACGATCTCACCTCGACAGACAAGTTGCCTATATGTAATCAATCTACCCAGACGCAGAAATTATCCGAGATATCGGCTTTAGATCGGGGCTTAATTTCAAACGCAAAGGGTTGCTTTGGTTACTGGTCAGACTTATGCGAGGCGATTAGCTCACAGTTATTTTTGCCTGTCGTGACAGATTGTGTCGAAAAGGATTTGAATTATTCGAGTTTATGGCACAACAAAACGGTAGAGGCATCGTGGTTTAAGAAAACTCTGTAAAATGTCCAGAAGCCCAACTCACAGCCGATATTCTCTCCATCCCTCACGTCTTTTATTGTCGGATACACGGATTCAGAAGCTACAGTAAGAAAATCAAGGAAGCTCCGAATCTATCTAAACCCAGAACAAAAAAAATTGCTTAAACAATGGTTCGGAGTTAGTAGATTTGTCTACAACGAAACCATTAAATATTTGCAGCAGCCCGATACAAAAGCTAACTGGATGGCGATTAAAACAGGAATCTTGAATGGATTACCTGAATGGGCTAAACCTGTTCCTTATCAAATTAAATCAATCGCCATCAAAGATGCTTGTTTAGCCGTTAAAGCCGCTAAACAAGGGTTTAAGGCAGATGGCAAGATTCGTCAATGCAAATTTCGGAGTCGTAAAGACGTAAAGCAATCAATCTATATACCTAAATCAGCGATTAAAGATTGTGGGATTTACCACAGTATATTGGGAAAGGGTAAATTCAAAGAGTCACTACCCGAGAATTTTAGCGATGGTCGATTAACACTAACTTACGGTGAGTATTACTTGACTATCTCGACAGAAGTGCAACAACTAAATTCCGAGAATCAAGGGAGAGTTGTTGCCTTAGCTCCTGGTGTCCGCACGTTTATGACATTTTTTTCGGAAACATCTTTTGGTTGGCTAGGCAAAGATTCTAACTTACACATTCAGAAATTGTGTTTCAAATTAGACAAATTAGTGTCTCGACTATCAAAAGCCAAGTGTAAACAGAAAAGAAATCTCAAAAAAGCCGCGAGTAGACTTGGTTGTAAAATCAAGAACTTAGTCAAGGAATTGCATTATAAGACAGCTAGATTTTTAGTAGAAAACTTTGATGTGATTTTCCACCCAACATTTGAAACATCACAGATGGTTTCTAAGTCAAGACGTAAAAGAAACAAATCTGTCAGGCTTATGCTAACTCTAAGTCATTATGAGTTTAAGCAATTTCTGAAATGGAAGGCTTGGGAAAACCACAAAATTGTGATTGATTGCAACGAAGCCTACACTTCTAAAACGGTGTCATGGACCGGTGAAATTATCAATAATTTGGGTGGGGCAAAAACGATTAAATCGAATTCCACCCAATTAAAGATGGACAGGGATTTAAATGGTGCGCGAGGGATCTTTCTTCGTGCATTGGTTGATACGCCTTGGTTGAGAGAGTATCTCAACTTATGTGTTTGTTAGCAAATGTTAGCAAAAAAGTATCGGTACACAGCCTTCCGCCATTGATTCAGCGACAAAGGTGACCGTCCAGTCCGGTAAAAATTGATAAATGGCCACCCGGTCGGCGTTGAGGAGTTGGAGGAGTTGTCGGACTTCGGCGGTGGCGATCGCAAAAATTTCTCGATATCTAATAGCTGGCGAATTTTATCGATAATTCGGGCAACAATTTTCTGGGGATAAGCCGGCTTTTCTCTTTCCCCCCAAAGCGGATGGCCAATTTTCCCCCACATCTTCCGAAACAAATTCTCCCTCCCAGTTTCTTTGCGGATCCAAGCAAAAGACGGCGACGCGATCGCACTTGAGTAGTTGCCGCACTTCCTTAGCGGTGGTGGTGAAGATGACGCCTAAATCCAGGGATTGACGAATGCGGGCGATCGCTCTGGCTAACGCTTTTTGCTGGTTTAATTCTTGTTGAATCCCTGGGACTTTCCGGTCATCGGTGTTAACTGAATTTGCTTTCTCTTGCGCTTCAGGGCTTAAATTGGCTGACATGGCGGTGTTTGATTAAGTTTGATTAACTAAAATCTTATGATAGAAATTCTTAAGCATGAATCAATTTCCTTTAAAATCTCTACATGGGTCTATTGTTTCTGGTATTTTGCTATAATACCCTTTCCCTAAAGATGTTTCCGCCAATGTTTCCGCCAATGTTTTCGCCAATGTTTTCGCCAATGTTTTCGCCAAGGAACTTTCCCAAATATCTGGCATGAGATAAAAACTAAAATCCCTTCGACTTCTGATTGACCTGTTGGCGGGTCTAAGCAAAGTCGAAGAGACAAATACAATTTACTAAGTAATTTTTAATAAAAAATTAGCAATAACTTACCAATTAACTTAGCAATAATTTATTCATCAATCCCGTTGAATTGCCCTGAGAGGATATCGCCCGGCGATCGCCCGGCGATCATTATCATTATTTAAAATGCAGCTTTGATACTCCCATGTTGAATCAGGTGTCAGATAACTTTAATGTTTTTCGGTTTTTTCCGTTTTTTCCGGTTTTGACTAAAATTAAGCTTCATAAAGTTTCCGGGGGAGAAATACTTAAATTAGCGGTGATGTTTTTTTCTGGGGCGATTAATTCAGGACTAGATTTTTGCTGACATTTTTCTGGGTTAGGGTTGATAGGTAAATATTCCATGTTTTTTTGTTTGTCTTCTGGTAAATTTGTGGAAGCATCGCTTTGATTGTCAATAAAATGAAGCATTCCAAATGCACTAGCAATTAATGATATATAGACCCATATAAGGTGCATATAATTTAAGTAAATTTTTGGCTGAGTCTGCTCTCTATATGAGTGGGAATTGCCCGGTATTTTTATATTGATATTTCCACCGGGATGGGGAGGGGTATTGAGAAAATAATTGGCGAGGCGATCGCCATCTAAACCCACTGCCTGACCCAGACGACGGATATACCCTTGCAGGTAAATGGGTTCCGGTAGTTTCTCTAAACAGCCATTTTCTATCGCTTCAATTTTACTACTGAGAATCGCAGTTTTTACATTTAGCTGGGCAATACTGATGGATTTTGCTAAACGCGCTGCCCTAATTTGACGGCCAATGTCTTGTAAACGTTGTTGCTGTGCTTGTTGCAAATCAATTTTAAGACTTTTTGCATCTATTTTTTGATGATTTACTGAATTGCCTTCACTAATATTCTCTAAATAATGAGTTATTTTTGTCCCCAATTCCTTGGCTTCTTCTAGAAAATCATGCAACTTAGTTTTCCGCTTTAATTCCGGTGATTCAGCGATCGCATCAGCAACTTGAGGCGATGCTGGATCCAGTAGTGCTTGAGTTTCTTCAACCGGGGATTCAACCGGGGATTCAATAGTGGATTCAACCGGGGATTCAATAGTGGATTCAACCGGGGATTCAATAGTGGATTCAACCGGGGATTCAATAGTGGATTCAACCGGGGATTCAACCTTGACAGAATTGAGATTATCTGAAGTCATTTGTGCGGTTTCAGGGTTGTTTAGCGATGGGTTTGAGAGTTCACCGGGTTGTGTAGTTAAGGATTGTCTATGAAATTCTGGGATAGTTAGAAATCGTTGAAAGGCAACTCTAATCACGGAACGAGTAACTTTTTTCAGCAGAGAATCTGTATTTCTTTTTTGGGATTTTTTCTCTAATGTGGCTAAAGCATGACAGTAAATTGGACTGGCATAAACTTCCGCTTCAATTTCCGTGACCAAGGATATCATAAGATTTAGACTAATCGTTGATGAAAAAATATAAGTTGATTGGGTTGAATGCATGGTTGCTGCCTCCAGAGGGGTTTTCCTCAAAATATGATGAGTGTTCTGATGATGAGTGTTCTGATGATGGTAGATAACTGATGAAGAATATAATTAACGCATTAATCGGATGCAGACCCATTCATCAGTTTAACGCTGGTGAAAATTCAAGTCATTTTTTCTGGATCTTGAGATTCTGTATTTTCAAATAAGTTTTAATGGTTTATTCGGTTTCTTTCAGGGGTCTACGTCCTCATTCCGGAACAAAAGGGCAATTTGCTTGGTCTGTTCGGTAAAATTATCGGGTCTTGGGATTTGCAGTTCTAGGTTTACAGTTCTAGGTTTACAGTTCCAGGTTTGCCGTGATTTGCCGTGATGGATTTGGCTATGTCAATATTTAATTTGTTCCCTTCACTCTGGATGTACTGGTCGTGAGTTACTGCCTAAATCCTAAATGTCCCAATCCTACGGATCCACTGCATGAGCATCACCGCATTTGCCGACATTGTGGATCGGTTTTGCAGTTGCAAGGGCGTTATCGTGTCCAAGGTCTTTTGGGAGAGGGGGGTTTTGGCACAACCTATAAGGTACTCGATGAGCAAGCGGGGACGCCCCAGGTTAAGGTGCTCAAGGTACTCAGTTCCAAGAATCGCAAGGCGATCGAACTGTTTCAGCGGGAAGCGGCGGTGCTCCAGCGGTTACATCATCCGGGAATTCCCCTGGTGGAACCGGACGGTTATTTTATTTTTACCGGGAGAAACCAAGACTTTGAGTTGCATTGTTTGGTGATGGAGTTTATTGCCGGAGAAAATCTGGAACAGTGGATGAGCGATCGCGACCATTGTCCGATTACCGAAACCCAAACCGTTGAGTGGTTAATCCAACTGGTAGAAATTCTCCAACAAGTCCATCAACAGAATTATTTTCACCGGGATATTAAGCCGTCGAATATTATGCGGCGTTTTGATTCCTCAGATAATGATGCGGAAAATAGCTGGCCGAGTCCGGTGGGTCAGTTGGCGTTAATTGATTTTGGCAGTGCCCGACAAGTTTCTGGGACTTATTTGGCTAAGGTGGCCGGGGGTGGTTCTCAGGTGACGGGAATTATTTCTCCCGGTTATACCCCCCCAGAACAAGCGAATGGTAAGGCGGTGCCCCAGTCTGATTTTTATGCTTTAGCCCGGACTTTTGTCTATTTGTTGACGGGCAAAGAACCGAATGTTTTTCCCGAAGATTCGCGGACTGGGGAGTTACAGTGGCGATCGCCGGTGGAGCATATTTTCCCCCCGTTGGTGGATTTGCTGGATTATATGATGGCCCCGTTTCCCGGCAACCGACCCCAAAATACTTATCTGATTTTGCAGCGGTTGCAAGAAATTCGTTCCACTTTGCACTCTGGGGGATATTCTCGACAATCTTGGCGCCACCGTCAAAGGCGATCGCCTACATCAGCATCAGGGACACAAGCGACACCAGGGGCGATCGGGTCATTACAATACCCCTCCCAGACCCCTTCCCCATTCCCACAGCTATCCCAGAATTTGATGCCATCTTGGGTCATTCCTTATGCCACGACCCATAAACACCACCACCGCAGAAGTCATCGGCGCAGTCGTCACCGCACTTTTCGCCAATATGCGCCCAAATTATTGATGGGCGTGATCGCTTTAACAGTGCCAGTCACCGCTTTACAACTACTGAATGAGTTGGATTTACAGTATCTACTTTCTGCCTCTCCCTCATCTTCGGCAAGTCCTGCGGTGGAAAATACGATCGCATCTAGTCCCGTAGAAGCTTTACCCTTGGAGACGGTGCTTTCTAAGCCATTGGAGAAAAATCCCACAGTCCCCGGAAAAGATTTTGTCCTGACTAATACTCTCACCGGCCATGTTTGGGCAGTCAATACCGTGGATCTCAGCCCAGACGCTAAAGTTTTGGTCAGTGGCAGCGTGGATAAAACCGTGAAACTTTGGGAAGTCGCTACAGGAACTCTGCTGCATACTTTACTAGCCCATTCCCAGCAGGTTTGGGTTGTCACCACCAGTCCTGATGGCAAAATGCTGGGGAGTGCCGGGGGTGACGGCAAGATTAATCTTTGGGAAGTCAGTACGGGTTATTGGTTACACACCATTGAGAGTCTTTCTTCTTGGGTGATTTCTTTGGCGTTTAGTCCCGATAGTAAAACTCTGGCTAGTGGGTCGCAAGATGGGACGATTACCTTGTGGGATGTGGAAAATGATGTGACTGGTTTTCCCAAAGGGGTGAAGCGGCAGCAGTTGTATGGTCATAGTCAGCCGGTGTTGGCGATCGCCTATTCTAAGTCGCAGCCGATTTTGGTCAGTGGCAGCAGTGACGGCACAATTCATATCTGGAATTTGGCCAACGGCACGATCTTACGCACTTTACAGCGTCCTAGGGAACAACTCCGCGCTTTGGCTATTAGTCCGGATGGGCAAAAAATTGCCAGTGGCACTGACGATGGTACGTTTAATCTCTGGGATCTGAATACGGGTGAACTGCTGTTAGCGGTAAAAGCACATTCTGATGCGGTGCGGGCGATCGCCTTTGGTCGAGATGGACGAACGGTGATTACTGGGGGCGGCGCCCTGGATAGCCTGATTAAAGTGTGGGATGCCACGACCGGAGAACGGTTGCAAGTATTAACGGGTCATACGGATACGGTGCATTCCCTGAAACTTAGTGCCGATGGCCAAATGCTCACCAGTGGCAGCGAAGACAATACAATAAAAGTTTGGCGAGTTCTCTCGATTGATCGGCTTCCATAGTAGGGTGGGCAATGCCCACCCTACGAATACAATCTTCCATAGTAGGGTGGGCAATGCCCACCCTAGGAATATGATCGTGGGCTTCGCCCAATCAAGAAAATGCTCAGTAAAGATCACATCAAATTGATGAAACCACAGAAAAAATTTAACTTTTTTACTATTTTTGCGGCGATTGTTTTGGTATTAGAACTGGCAAGCTGTGGGGTTTCCGGAGGTAGCCCTAGCGATCTTCATACCCTATTTGGCCATACCCTATTTGGTGATGAGGGAAAAGTTAGCCCAGAAGCCAGTATTTTTGTGCCGAAACAAGCCCCGTTTATGGCCTCTTTGTTGGTAAATCCTGACCAATTAGAAGAGTTTGTCCAGCAGACTGCCGCCAGCAAGAATACCCCGCAAATTAGTCGCCAATTACAACAAGTCAAAGAAAGTTTATTGGCGCCAACTCAGGTTAATTATAGCACCGATATTCAACCTTGGTTGGGTAATGAAATTACTTTGGCCATGACGACTTCAGATATCGATCGCGACCCGATTAATGGCTCACAACCGGGTTATTTGGTGGCGATCGCTACGAAAGATCCGCAAGCAAGTCGGGAGTTTCTTACTCATTTTTGGGAAAATAAGCCCCTGGTTGGCCATGAGTTAGTTTTAGAAGATTATGCCGGGGTACAATTAATTTATAGTAATGGTTTTAATGCCTCAGAATTGATTCCTTTAGCCGGGGGAATTAAGCCTTTATCTGGGGATTGGGCTTCAGCGGTGGTGGGCGATCGCTTTGTCTTATTTGGCAATCACCCGAAAGTGCTGCGAGAAGCGATTAATAATGTGCAAGCAGGAGGGCTAAATTTAGAGGGTTATCCCCCCTATCAAGCAGCGATCGCGCCCCTAATTAAAAATAGCCAACAAAATAACCAAAAAAATCCCCAAATTGGCTTAACCTTTATTAATATGCCGCAATTTTTAGCCTGGTTAAGCGATCGACCTTCAGGTTCAAACCCCGATTTAACCCCAGAAAACTTTGACCAGGAACTGGACTTAGAAAGCCCGGAAATTTACGAACATTTGGCTATTTCTTTGGAACTGAAAAAACAAGGATTAGTGGCACAAGTGGCGGGAAATTTAATCGAGCTTACGGCAACAAATGAAACATCGGAAACATCGCCTTTGCGTGCTCCCGTTGGGGCATTAAAATATATTCCCGCATCAGTGGATATTTTAGCTTCTGGCTCAAATTTGCCGGATTTTTGGGCAAAATTTGCACCTACTTTGGCCAAAGAGGGGGTGATTTCCGCTTTGGTTAATCCGCCCTTAACCAAGTTAGAAAGTAGTTGGAAAGTTAATCTACCGGAAGATATTTTTTCCTGGGTGACTGGAGAATATGCCCTAGGTTTAATTGGC encodes:
- a CDS encoding sensor histidine kinase, which encodes MINNQALIRIRDNGCGIAESVLPQIFDPFFTTKRLGKGTGLGLSVSYQIIVEKNRGKLECSRLVAGTEFKITLPINQ
- a CDS encoding sensor histidine kinase — its product is MDLNFISHDLPEALASMKTGTERIWQIVLSLRTFARHDEAEMKAVDIHQGIDSTLLILQHRLKSEEWREIIVEKNYGYLPKLECHGAQLNQVFMNIISNAIDAV
- a CDS encoding GAF domain-containing protein, yielding MAKAAERLRSLATTIDKIRQSFLDINTIFQTTTQEVRRLLEVERVAIYRFYPDWSGEFVADSIVDGFTTQPVKTFAFEQDWVKINQSGKCQYSINK
- a CDS encoding GAF domain-containing protein, giving the protein MAKLTSTDTYLQKTQGGLFVQGQAFRTCNNIYQAGFTTCYLQVIESMQAKAYVIVGIYQGTKIWGLLAAYQNSGCREWQEEEVEVLSQIASQLGVALQQTDYEIKCRIKRHNWQRRLKGCDRLPPPLTKFANLF
- a CDS encoding GAF domain-containing protein; its protein translation is MGHADCQIQLLEQFQAKAYVIVPLFQGENLWGLLAAYQNSAPRHWQEDEIDLLPQIGSQLTLALQQLEYLKQVQAQSAQLAKAAERERMIERQKILAAIVDKIRGSLDIETIFCTTTEEVQKLLQADRVIIYRFNPD
- a CDS encoding transposase, giving the protein MLKQWFGVSRFVYNETIKYLQQPDTKANWMAIKTGILNGLPEWAKPVPYQIKSIAIKDACLAVKAAKQGFKADGKIRQCKFRSRKDVKQSIYIPKSAIKDCGIYHSILGKGKFKESLPENFSDGRLTLTYGEYYLTISTEVQQLNSENQGRVVALAPGVRTFMTFFSETSFGWLGKDSNLHIQKLCFKLDKLVSRLSKAKCKQKRNLKKAASRLGCKIKNLVKELHYKTARFLVENFDVIFHPTFETSQMVSKSRRKRNKSVRLMLTLSHYEFKQFLKWKAWENHKIVIDCNEAYTSKTVSWTGEIINNLGGAKTIKSNSTQLKMDRDLNGARGIFLRALVDTPWLREYLNLCVC
- a CDS encoding GAF domain-containing protein encodes the protein MSANLSPEAQEKANSVNTDDRKVPGIQQELNQQKALARAIARIRQSLDLGVIFTTTAKEVRQLLKCDRVAVFCLDPQRNWEGEFVSEDVGENWPSALGGKRKAGLSPENCCPNYR
- a CDS encoding helix-turn-helix domain-containing protein — encoded protein: MHSTQSTYIFSSTISLNLMISLVTEIEAEVYASPIYCHALATLEKKSQKRNTDSLLKKVTRSVIRVAFQRFLTIPEFHRQSLTTQPGELSNPSLNNPETAQMTSDNLNSVKVESPVESTIESPVESTIESPVESTIESPVESTIESPVESPVEETQALLDPASPQVADAIAESPELKRKTKLHDFLEEAKELGTKITHYLENISEGNSVNHQKIDAKSLKIDLQQAQQQRLQDIGRQIRAARLAKSISIAQLNVKTAILSSKIEAIENGCLEKLPEPIYLQGYIRRLGQAVGLDGDRLANYFLNTPPHPGGNINIKIPGNSHSYREQTQPKIYLNYMHLIWVYISLIASAFGMLHFIDNQSDASTNLPEDKQKNMEYLPINPNPEKCQQKSSPELIAPEKNITANLSISPPETL
- a CDS encoding protein kinase: MSYCLNPKCPNPTDPLHEHHRICRHCGSVLQLQGRYRVQGLLGEGGFGTTYKVLDEQAGTPQVKVLKVLSSKNRKAIELFQREAAVLQRLHHPGIPLVEPDGYFIFTGRNQDFELHCLVMEFIAGENLEQWMSDRDHCPITETQTVEWLIQLVEILQQVHQQNYFHRDIKPSNIMRRFDSSDNDAENSWPSPVGQLALIDFGSARQVSGTYLAKVAGGGSQVTGIISPGYTPPEQANGKAVPQSDFYALARTFVYLLTGKEPNVFPEDSRTGELQWRSPVEHIFPPLVDLLDYMMAPFPGNRPQNTYLILQRLQEIRSTLHSGGYSRQSWRHRQRRSPTSASGTQATPGAIGSLQYPSQTPSPFPQLSQNLMPSWVIPYATTHKHHHRRSHRRSRHRTFRQYAPKLLMGVIALTVPVTALQLLNELDLQYLLSASPSSSASPAVENTIASSPVEALPLETVLSKPLEKNPTVPGKDFVLTNTLTGHVWAVNTVDLSPDAKVLVSGSVDKTVKLWEVATGTLLHTLLAHSQQVWVVTTSPDGKMLGSAGGDGKINLWEVSTGYWLHTIESLSSWVISLAFSPDSKTLASGSQDGTITLWDVENDVTGFPKGVKRQQLYGHSQPVLAIAYSKSQPILVSGSSDGTIHIWNLANGTILRTLQRPREQLRALAISPDGQKIASGTDDGTFNLWDLNTGELLLAVKAHSDAVRAIAFGRDGRTVITGGGALDSLIKVWDATTGERLQVLTGHTDTVHSLKLSADGQMLTSGSEDNTIKVWRVLSIDRLP
- a CDS encoding DUF3352 domain-containing protein encodes the protein MLSKDHIKLMKPQKKFNFFTIFAAIVLVLELASCGVSGGSPSDLHTLFGHTLFGDEGKVSPEASIFVPKQAPFMASLLVNPDQLEEFVQQTAASKNTPQISRQLQQVKESLLAPTQVNYSTDIQPWLGNEITLAMTTSDIDRDPINGSQPGYLVAIATKDPQASREFLTHFWENKPLVGHELVLEDYAGVQLIYSNGFNASELIPLAGGIKPLSGDWASAVVGDRFVLFGNHPKVLREAINNVQAGGLNLEGYPPYQAAIAPLIKNSQQNNQKNPQIGLTFINMPQFLAWLSDRPSGSNPDLTPENFDQELDLESPEIYEHLAISLELKKQGLVAQVAGNLIELTATNETSETSPLRAPVGALKYIPASVDILASGSNLPDFWAKFAPTLAKEGVISALVNPPLTKLESSWKVNLPEDIFSWVTGEYALGLIGTNTPVQNPNWADWIFVAEKGENTEAGIAHLDAIARQEGYTTGSVTFEDLPLSAWTKLTAAKVEAGGNLSLKAKVQGLHTTVGNYEIFASSINTLQSALNAANNAANSESILQQESFSDAIAALRSPNYGYIYLNWQNAEKLLKREFPILQLLEIAGNPIFDNLGSLTFSAYEPESGYQRGNILLKTKGE